A region of Plectropomus leopardus isolate mb chromosome 16, YSFRI_Pleo_2.0, whole genome shotgun sequence DNA encodes the following proteins:
- the snw1 gene encoding SNW domain-containing protein 1 has translation MSLTSFLPAPTQLSQDQLEAEERLRAQKSYSTALVASRREPPPYGHRKGWVPRSLEDFGDGGAFPEIHVAQFPLEMGRKKRTSNALAVQVDAEGKIKYDAIARQGQSKDKVIFSKYTDLLPKEVLNEDTPELQRPDEEAIKELTEKTRMALDKQVSQKIAAAMPVRAADKQAPAQYIRYTPSQQGVAFNSGAKQRVIRMVEMQKDPMEPPRFKINKKIPRGPPSPPAPVMHSPSRKMTVKEQQEWKIPPCISNWKNAKGYTIPLDKRLAADGRGLQTVHINENFAKLAEALYIADRKAREAVEMRAQVEKKMAQKEKEKKEEKLRELAQMARDRRAGIKSHGDKGGEDSEVRERDEIRHDRRKERQHDRNISRAAPDKRSKLQRDQDRDISELIALGVPNPRSSSEAQYDQRLFNQSKGMDSGFAGGEDDTYNVYDQPFRSGRDMASNIYRPSKNIEKDAYSDDFDSLMHNNRFVPDKEFSGADHGQRREGPVQFEEDPFGLDKFLEEAKQHGGSKRPSTSSRSKDDYHDKKRRKE, from the exons atgtctttgACGAG cTTTTTACCGGCGCCGACCCAGCTGTCTCAGGACCAGctggaggcagaggagaggcTCCGGGCTCAGAAGTCCTACTCCACCGCCCTGGTTGCATCCCGCAGAGAGCCTCCTCCGTATGGACACAGAAAGGGCTGGGTGCCTCGATCACTGGAG GACTTTGGAGATGGAGGAGCTTTCCCAGAGATCCACGTGGCCCAGTTTCCTCTGGAGATGGGTAGGAAGAAGAGGACATCCAACGCCCTGGCGGTGCAGGTGGACGCCGAAGGAAAGATCAAATATGACGCCATCGCCAGACAAGGACAGAGTAAAGATAAG GTGATCTTCAGTAAATACACAGACCTTCTTCCAAAAGAAGTCCTGAATGAAGACACTCCAGAACTACAGAGGCCAGATGAGGAGGCTATCAAAGAG CTGACGGAGAAGACCCGCATGGCTCTGGACAAGCAGGTGTCTCAAAAAATTGCCGCTGCCATGCCTGTAAGAGCTGCAGACaaacaagctcctgcacagtaCATCAG ATACACCCCGTCCCAGCAAGGAGTGGCTTTCAACTCGGGGGCCAAACAGAGGGTGATCCGCATGGTGGAAATGCAGAAAGATCCGATGGAACCGCCACGTTTCAA GATCAACAAAAAGATTCCTCGAGgacctccttctcctcctgctcccgtCATGCATTCCCCGAGCAGAAAG ATGACagtgaaggagcagcaggagtgGAAGATTCCTCCGTGTATCTCCAACTGGAAGAACGCCAAG GGTTACACCATTCCTCTTGACAAACGTCTGGCTGCTGATGGTCGGGGGCTGCAAACAGTTCACATCAATGAGAACTTCGCCAAGCTAGCCGAGGCGCTTTACATCGCTGATAGAAAG GCCAGAGAGGCGGTGGAGATGAGAGCCCAGGTGGAGAAGAAGATGGCCCAGaaggagaaggaaaagaaggaggagaaactgaGGGAACTGGCCCAAATGGCAAGAGACCGCAGGGCAGGGATCAAAAGTCACGGAGACAAGG GTGGCGAGGACAGCGAGGTCAGGGAGCGTGACGAGATCCGCCATgacagaaggaaagagagacagcACGACAGGAACATTTCCAGAGCTGCTCCTGATAAGAG GTCGAAGCTGCAGAGGGACCAGGACAGAGACATTAGCGAGCTCATCGCTCTCGGTGTTCCCAACCCTCGTTCCAGCAGTGAAGCTCAGTACGACCAGCGACTCTTCAACCAGAGCAAG GGTATGGACAGCGGTTTCGCCGGTGGTGAGGATGACACGTACAACGTGTACGACCAGCCGTTCCGCAGCGGCAGAGACATGGCCTCAAACATCTACCGGCCCAGCAAGAATATCGAGAAGGACGCCTACTCAGACGACTTTGACTCACTCATGCACAACAACAG gtttGTTCCAGACAAAGAGTTCTCAGGAGCCGACCACGGGCAGAGGCGCGAAGGCCCGGTCCAGTTTGAGGAGGATCCCTTCGGTCTGGATAAGTTCTTGGAGGAGGCCAAGCAGCACGGCGGCTCCAAAAGGCCGTCCACCAGCAGCCGCTCAAAGGACGACTACCACGACAAGAAGCGCAGGAAGGAGTGA